The genomic window GGCCAAGTTTAATGAATTTGAGGATAGAGAAGATCTTGATGTAGCTAATAAGAAGCTAATGGATCTGGCTATTGAGGCCAGAGACAGGTCATATTCTCCTTATTCAAAATTTAGTGTTGGCGCAGCAGTGCTTTTGGAAAACGGAGAAATTGTTACCGGTAATAATCAGGAGAATGCTGCATATCCCTCTGGTATGTGTGCCGAAAGGGTGGCTATTTGGACGGCATCAGCTATGTATCCTGAAGTAAAAGTTTTGAAATTAGCCCTTTCAGGTAA from Bacteroidota bacterium includes these protein-coding regions:
- the cdd gene encoding cytidine deaminase is translated as MKEIKFSAKFNEFEDREDLDVANKKLMDLAIEARDRSYSPYSKFSVGAAVLLENGEIVTGNNQENAAYPSGMCAERVAIWTASAMYPEVKVLKLALSGKSRLKVVNTPVSPCGACRQVLSEYEVKQGSDIEIYFTGEFGKVIKTDSVKDLLPFSFDGSLV